A section of the Humulus lupulus chromosome 2, drHumLupu1.1, whole genome shotgun sequence genome encodes:
- the LOC133819207 gene encoding uncharacterized protein LOC133819207, which yields MNDMNDDFGVTMGYTKAWRSREKALRLVRGNPDDSYQKLPIYLYMLKKANPGTITHLLTDKEDRFKYLYIAFSNSIKGWRYLRPIIVVDGTFLKNAHGGTLFSASTLDSNNNIFVLAFGIADSENDNSWLWFFSKLRETYGEPEGLAIVSDRHKSIDNAVHMVYPNAFHGACMFHLLNNLKGKYGSHGEELQMKFIAAAKAYTQTECENYMKGLDRIDRRIRPYLEKAKYETWARSYSPTKRYTMMTSNIAESLNAALKAARNLPIDILVECLRSLVQKWVWNNSNNANGTFTKVSTATENELRHDIVSKMKYEVLPFNTIEYQVRDQKGINFTVNIHNRTCTCNRFQEDEIPCGHAVAVIAKRNLSVYDYCAKFYRTETLKALYQENVHPLPHKDEWNLPQHLDILVLPPNSTIPAGRPRKKRIRSRGENNVIITCGKCAQPGHNRKTCRNPPFQKPNKQKKPKT from the exons ATGAATGATATGAATGATGACTTTGGAGTAACTATGGGATACACAAAAGCATGGAGATCAAGAGAGAAAGCTTTGCGTCTAGTAAGAGGGAACCCCGATGATTCATATCAGAAGTTGCCAATATATCTTTACATGTTGAAAAAAGCAAATCCAGGAACAATAACACACCTACTCACAGACAAGGAAGATAGATTCAAATACCTATACATAGctttctctaactcaatcaagggttggagatacttgaggcctataattgttgttgatggaacttttTTGAAAAATGCACATGGTGGTACCCTGTTTTCAGCATCAACGTTAGATTCAAACAACAACATTTTCGTGTTGGCTTTTGGAATAGCAGACTCCGAAAATGATAACTCATGGCTATGGTTCTTCTCCAAACTGCGAGAAACCTATGGAGAACCCGAAG GATTGGCTATAGTTTCTGACAGACATAAGAGCATAGACAATGCAGTACATATGGTGTACCCAAATGCTTTCCATGGAGCTTGCATGTTTCACTTACTCAATAATTTGAAAGGCAAGTATGGGAGCCATGGAGAAGAACTACAAATGAAATTCATTGCAGCAGCAAAAGCATACACACAGACAGaatgtgaaaactacatgaaaggCCTTGATAGAATTGATAGACGCATTAGGCCCTATTTAGAAAAAGCCAAGTATGAAACTTGGGCAAGATCATACTCGCCAACAAAAAGATACACCATGATGACATCCAACATCGCAGAATCACTCAACGCTGCACTAAAAGCTGCAAGAAATCTCCCCATTGATATCTTGGTTGAATGCCTTAGAAGTTTGGTTCAAAAGTGGGTTTGGAACAACTCAAATAATGCAAATGGAACATTCACAAAAGTCTCTACAGCAACAGAAAATGAATTGAGACATGACATTGTTTCAAAAATGAAGTATGAG GTCTTGCCTTTCAACACAATAGAATACCAAGTTCGTGATCAAAAGGGGATAAATTTCACAGTAAATATACATAATAGAACATGCACTTGCAATAGGTTCCAAGAAGATGAAATACCTTGTGGCCATGCAGTAGCTGTCATTGCAAAAAGAAACTTGAGTGTCTATGATTATTGTGCAAAATTCTACAGAACAGAAACGTTGAAAgcattgtatcaagaaaatgttcATCCTTTGCCCCATAAAGATGAATGGAATCTCCCACAACACTTGGACATACTAGTGCTGCCTCCAAATTCAACAATCCCTGCAGGAAGACCAAGAAAGAAACGAATAAGATCAAGAGGGGAAAATAACGTAATAATCACCTGTGGGAAATGTGCACAACCAGGACATAACAGGAAGACTTGCAGGAATCCTCCATTTCAGAAGCCAAATAAACAGAAAAAGCCAAAGACATAG
- the LOC133819208 gene encoding uncharacterized protein LOC133819208 — protein MYEDFKKKGSGAFKIDERCVALKIMKGESMFCATHWNLLDDVVMPVNVNGLMHWILLHFNVQQRSLTVYDSMSGAKHENQTLPVVEAFSVLIPLLLEMIDFYVRKDIHLDVSPYDVVENEALKLSIAKGIPQQTDCDCGVFCTYFAEQIILGKENEMPKNIDVRLLRKDIAVSLYYHGKNKELEGYLTSDEFTEKLLERRQKRMKIAA, from the exons ATGTATGAAGATTTTAAGAAAAAAGGTAGTGGCGCATTTAAAATAGATGAGAGATGCgttgctttgaagataatgaagGGGGAATCCATGTTTTGTGCAACTCATTGGAATTTGCTTGATGATGTTGTCATGCCTGTTAATGTGAATGGTCTTATGCACTGGATTTTGTTGCACTTTAATGTACAGCAGAGATCTCTTACGGTGTATGATTCAATGTCTGGTGCAAAGCATGAAAATCAGACTTTACCTGTCGTTGAGGCATTTTCTGTTTTGATTCCTCTTCTTCTGGAGATGATTGATTTCTATGTTCGTAAAGATATTCATCTTGATGTTAGCCCGTATGATGTGGTAGAGAATGAGGCTTTGAAGTTGAGCATTGCTAAAGGCATTCCTCAACAGACTGATTG TGATTGTGGTGTGTTCTGTACTTATTTTGCTGAGCAAATAATTCTTGGGAAGGAGAATGAGATGCCTAAAAATATTGATGTTCGCCTCCTTCGTAAAGACATTGCTGTCAGCTTGTACTATCATGGAAAGAACAAAGAACTTGAGGGATACTTAACTAGCGATGAGTTCACTGAGAAGCTTCTGGAGAGGAGACAGAAAAGAATGAAAATTGCTGCATAG
- the LOC133816646 gene encoding sugar transport protein 13-like isoform X1, with protein MAVGGLSTAAGGIEYEAKITPIVVISCIMAATGGLMFGYDVGISGGVTAMPDFLKKFFPLVYKRTQEKELVDSNYCKYDNEGLQMFTSSLYLAALIATFAASYTTRQLGRRLTMLIAGIFFIVGTLLNALAINFLMLVLGRIMLGCGVGFANQAVPLFLSEIAPTRIRGALNILFQLNVTIGILFANLINYGTARIQGGWGWRLSLALAGIPAVLLTLGALFVVDTPNSLIERGRLEEGKAVLRKIRGTNNVDAEFLDIVEASRSAKLVKHPFKNLLHRSSRPQLIIAIFLQIFQQFTGINAIMFYAPVLFNTLGFGADASLYSAVITGAVNVLSTVVSIYSVDKVGRRVLLLEAGVQMFLSQTVIAVILGLKLKDHSDEMSKGLAMLVVIMVCTFVSGFAWSWGPLGWLIPSETFPLETRSAGQSVTVFVNMLFTFIIAQAFLSMLCHFKFGIFLFFSGWVLVMSLFVIFLVPETKNVPIEEMTELVWKKHWFWKRFMGGNDHHLNNLKNIRNS; from the exons ATGGCAGTAGGAGGATTGAGTACGGCGGCCGGAGGAATAGAATATGAAGCGAAGATCACTCCCATTGTCGTTATTTCTTGTATAATGGCGGCCACCGGCGGTCTTATGTTTGGTTACGATGTTGGAATTTCAG GGGGTGTGACAGCTATGCCGGATTTCTTGAAAAAGTTTTTCCCGTTGGTGTACAAGAGGACTCAAGAGAAAGAATTAGTAGATAGCAATTATTGTAAATACGACAACGAAGGGCTGCAAATGTTCACGTCGTCGCTGTACCTGGCTGCTTTGATTGCGACATTCGCTGCGTCTTACACCACCAGACAGCTCGGGCGTAGGCTGACCATGTTGATTGCCGGCATTTTCTTTATAGTCGGCACCCTTCTCAATGCTCTTGCCATCAACTTCCTCATGCTTGTTCTTGGCAGGATCATGCTTGGTTGTGGAGTCGGTTTTGCTAACCAG gcCGTGCCATTGTTTCTGTCTGAGATTGCACCAACGAGGATTCGCGGAGCACTAAACATCTTATTCCAGCTTAATGTCACAATCGGCATTCTCTTTGCAAACCTTATTAATTATGGCACTGCCAG AATCCAAGGAGGATGGGGATGGAGGCTGTCACTGGCATTGGCAGGAATTCCAGCAGTGTTGCTGACATTGGGGGCGTTATTTGTGGTGGACACTCCCAACAGCTTGATAGAACGAGGTCGTTTAGAGGAAGGGAAGGCTGTTCTGAGAAAGATAAGAGGAACTAACAACGTCGATGCTGAATTTCTTGACATCGTCGAGGCCAGTCGTTCTGCTAAACTAGTCAAACACCCTTTTAAAAATCTCCTTCACCGCTCAAGTCGTCCTCAGCTCATCATCGCTATTTTCTTGCAG ATCTTCCAGCAATTCACAGGCATAAACGCAATCATGTTCTACGCGCCAGTTCTATTCAACACACTAGGTTTCGGTGCCGACGCTTCACTCTACTCCGCTGTCATAACCGGTGCCGTGAACGTTCTCTCCACCGTCGTATCGATCTACTCGGTGGACAAAGTCGGGCGGAGAGTTCTCCTTTTAGAAGCCGGAGTTCAGATGTTCCTATCCCAGACGGTGATCGCTGTGATCCTAGGGCTAAAACTCAAGGACCACTCCGACGAAATGAGCAAGGGGCTGGCAATGCTAGTGGTGATCATGGTGTGCACCTTCGTATCGGGCTTCGCCTGGTCGTGGGGGCCCCTCGGTTGGCTCATCCCTAGTGAGACTTTCCCACTCGAAACAAGGTCGGCCGGCCAGAGTGTGACTGTGTTCGTGAATATGCTTTTCACCTTTATTATAGCTCAGGCATTCTTGTCCATGCTTTGCCACTTCAAATTTGGGATCTTCTTGTTCTTTTCGGGTTGGGTTTTGGTAATGTCTCTGTTTGTGATATTTTTGGTTCCTGAGACTAAGAACGTTCCGATTGAAGAAATGACAGAGTTGGTTTGGAAGAAACATTGGTTTTGGAAGAGGTTCATGGGGGGAAATG atcatcaccttaataatcttaaaaatattagaaactcataa
- the LOC133816646 gene encoding sugar transport protein 13-like isoform X2: MAVGGLSTAAGGIEYEAKITPIVVISCIMAATGGLMFGYDVGISGGVTAMPDFLKKFFPLVYKRTQEKELVDSNYCKYDNEGLQMFTSSLYLAALIATFAASYTTRQLGRRLTMLIAGIFFIVGTLLNALAINFLMLVLGRIMLGCGVGFANQAVPLFLSEIAPTRIRGALNILFQLNVTIGILFANLINYGTARIQGGWGWRLSLALAGIPAVLLTLGALFVVDTPNSLIERGRLEEGKAVLRKIRGTNNVDAEFLDIVEASRSAKLVKHPFKNLLHRSSRPQLIIAIFLQIFQQFTGINAIMFYAPVLFNTLGFGADASLYSAVITGAVNVLSTVVSIYSVDKVGRRVLLLEAGVQMFLSQTVIAVILGLKLKDHSDEMSKGLAMLVVIMVCTFVSGFAWSWGPLGWLIPSETFPLETRSAGQSVTVFVNMLFTFIIAQAFLSMLCHFKFGIFLFFSGWVLVMSLFVIFLVPETKNVPIEEMTELVWKKHWFWKRFMGGNGI, translated from the exons ATGGCAGTAGGAGGATTGAGTACGGCGGCCGGAGGAATAGAATATGAAGCGAAGATCACTCCCATTGTCGTTATTTCTTGTATAATGGCGGCCACCGGCGGTCTTATGTTTGGTTACGATGTTGGAATTTCAG GGGGTGTGACAGCTATGCCGGATTTCTTGAAAAAGTTTTTCCCGTTGGTGTACAAGAGGACTCAAGAGAAAGAATTAGTAGATAGCAATTATTGTAAATACGACAACGAAGGGCTGCAAATGTTCACGTCGTCGCTGTACCTGGCTGCTTTGATTGCGACATTCGCTGCGTCTTACACCACCAGACAGCTCGGGCGTAGGCTGACCATGTTGATTGCCGGCATTTTCTTTATAGTCGGCACCCTTCTCAATGCTCTTGCCATCAACTTCCTCATGCTTGTTCTTGGCAGGATCATGCTTGGTTGTGGAGTCGGTTTTGCTAACCAG gcCGTGCCATTGTTTCTGTCTGAGATTGCACCAACGAGGATTCGCGGAGCACTAAACATCTTATTCCAGCTTAATGTCACAATCGGCATTCTCTTTGCAAACCTTATTAATTATGGCACTGCCAG AATCCAAGGAGGATGGGGATGGAGGCTGTCACTGGCATTGGCAGGAATTCCAGCAGTGTTGCTGACATTGGGGGCGTTATTTGTGGTGGACACTCCCAACAGCTTGATAGAACGAGGTCGTTTAGAGGAAGGGAAGGCTGTTCTGAGAAAGATAAGAGGAACTAACAACGTCGATGCTGAATTTCTTGACATCGTCGAGGCCAGTCGTTCTGCTAAACTAGTCAAACACCCTTTTAAAAATCTCCTTCACCGCTCAAGTCGTCCTCAGCTCATCATCGCTATTTTCTTGCAG ATCTTCCAGCAATTCACAGGCATAAACGCAATCATGTTCTACGCGCCAGTTCTATTCAACACACTAGGTTTCGGTGCCGACGCTTCACTCTACTCCGCTGTCATAACCGGTGCCGTGAACGTTCTCTCCACCGTCGTATCGATCTACTCGGTGGACAAAGTCGGGCGGAGAGTTCTCCTTTTAGAAGCCGGAGTTCAGATGTTCCTATCCCAGACGGTGATCGCTGTGATCCTAGGGCTAAAACTCAAGGACCACTCCGACGAAATGAGCAAGGGGCTGGCAATGCTAGTGGTGATCATGGTGTGCACCTTCGTATCGGGCTTCGCCTGGTCGTGGGGGCCCCTCGGTTGGCTCATCCCTAGTGAGACTTTCCCACTCGAAACAAGGTCGGCCGGCCAGAGTGTGACTGTGTTCGTGAATATGCTTTTCACCTTTATTATAGCTCAGGCATTCTTGTCCATGCTTTGCCACTTCAAATTTGGGATCTTCTTGTTCTTTTCGGGTTGGGTTTTGGTAATGTCTCTGTTTGTGATATTTTTGGTTCCTGAGACTAAGAACGTTCCGATTGAAGAAATGACAGAGTTGGTTTGGAAGAAACATTGGTTTTGGAAGAGGTTCATGGGGGGAAATGGGATCTAG